In Brassica rapa cultivar Chiifu-401-42 chromosome A06, CAAS_Brap_v3.01, whole genome shotgun sequence, a single window of DNA contains:
- the LOC117126193 gene encoding AAA-ATPase At3g28570, mitochondrial-like, which produces MSQTSVRKDQKLLLLQTKKSKRNLIEILMGSIVKPMFGDNITTIGSNIAGLLFIIETLRRYFPVHLKITIQELLVNAIQRLPFFKKCADKTLAFFSPYAQIRFREIEEYKHNYAYSAIKTYLGAQVNSQVKNFKGSQARGRESLDIKRDDDKVEDEYEGVKIWWEVLKPTDGVKMCRLTFHRSNLEVVTGSYLRYVVEEGKSIEEKKKKKVKIFMNNPSPNWKMFTMNLWSSIDFEHPATFDTMAMDPKKKDEIMIDLLAFRDGEEYYKKIGKAWKRGYLLHGPPGTGKSTMIAAMANLMGYSIYDLELTSIENNWELKKLLLATSSKSIFVIEDIDCSLDLTGERRVKEDHQSNAEIKKEKKKNAVTLSGLLNFIDGIWSACGQERILVFTTNHLGKLDQALIRRGRMDMHIEFSYCRFEAFKILAKNYLNLDSHLLFEKIETLLGETNMTPADVAENLMVKDGESGVDGSLKGLIRALEQMKLNQHSNEQQKKIKYLTK; this is translated from the coding sequence ATGAGTCAAACCAGTGTGAGAAAAGAtcagaagcttcttcttcttcagacaaagaaaagtaaaagaaaCCTAATTGAAATCTTGATGGGATCCATCGTTAAGCCAATGTTTGGAGATAACATAACAACTATTGGATCAAACATTGCTGGTCTACTCTTCATCATTGAAACTCTTAGGAGATACTTCCCTGTACATCTCAAGATCACGATCCAAGAACTCCTCGTCAACGCAATCCAACGGTTACCCTTTTTCAAGAAGTGTGCTGACAAGACTCTTGCCTTCTTCTCGCCTTACGCTCAGATCAGATTCAGAGAAATCGAGGAGTATAAACATAACTACGCTTACTCAGCCATCAAGACCTACCTTGGCGCACAAGTTAACTCTCAAGTGAAGAATTTCAAGGGGAGTCAGGCGAGGGGGAGAGAGTCTTTGGATATCAAACGGGACGATGATAAAGTTGAGGATGAGTATGAAGGTGTGAAGATTTGGTGGGAGGTTCTAAAACCCACGGACGGTGTTAAAATGTGTAGGCTTACTTTCCATAGAAGTAACCTGGAGGTAGTGACTGGTTCTTACTTGAGATACGTTGTAGAGGAAGGCAAGTCCattgaagaaaagaagaagaagaaggtcaaGATCTTTATGAATAATCCAAGCCCTAACTGGAAGATGTTTACGATGAATCTATGGAGTAGCATTGACTTTGAGCATCCAGCAACGTTTGACACAATGGCTATGGATCCAAAGAAGAAAGATGAGATTATGATTGATCTTTTAGCGTTTAGAGATGGGGAAGAGTATTATAAGAAGATTGGGAAAGCTTGGAAGAGGGGCTACTTGTTGCATGGACCTCCAGGGACAGGCAAGTCCACTATGATTGCAGCTATGGCGAATCTAATGGGTTATAGTATCTATGATCTTGAGCTAACTTCGATAGAAAACAACTGGGAGCTCAAGAAGCTGTTGCTAGCTACGAGTAGTAAGTCAATCTTTGTGATTGAAGATATAGACTGTTCCTTGGACCTCACGGGAGAGAGGAGAGTTAAAGAAGATCATCAGAGCAACGCAGAGatcaagaaagagaagaagaagaatgcaGTTACACTCTCTGGATTGTTAAACTTTATAGATGGGATATGGTCGGCTTGTGGACAAGAGAGGATACTTGTCTTTACAACGAACCACTTGGGGAAACTTGACCAGGCTTTGATCAGAAGAGGTCGGATGGATATGCATATAGAGTTCTCTTATTGCAGATTTGAAGCGTTCAAGATTCTTGCCAAGAACTATCTGAATCTTGATTCGCATCTCTTGTTTGAAAAGATTGAGACGTTGCTGGGAGAAACGAATATGACACCGGCTGATGTTGCGGAGAACTTGATGGTGAAAGATGGTGAATCTGGTGTTGATGGATCACTCAAGGGTTTGATCCGAGCTTTGGAACAGATGAAGTTGAACCAACATTCAAATGAACAACAGAAGAAGATTAAGTATTTAACCAAATAA
- the LOC103875143 gene encoding AAA-ATPase At3g28570, mitochondrial — protein sequence MSQDQKLLLQKKKSKRNLFEILMGSIVKPLFGDNLTTIGSNIAGLLFIIETLRRYFPGQLKVTIQELLVNAIHRLPFFKKFADKTLAFFSPYAQIRFTEVEEYRYNYAYPAIKTYLGAQVNPQVKNLKGSQMRGRKSLDFKRDDDKLEDEYEGVKVWWEVVKFNDGANICRLTFHRSNWEVVTGSYLKYVVEEGKSIEEKKKKVKIFMNNPSLNWEMSTMNLWSSIDFEHPATFDTMAMDPKKKDEIINDLLAFREGEEYYKKIGKAWKRGYLLHGPPGTGKSTMIAAMANLMGYSIYDLELTSIGNNWELKKLLLATTSKSIIVIEDIDCSLDITGERGVKEDQINAEIKKVKKKNAVTLSGLLNFIDGIWSACGQERILVFTTNHLGKLDQALIRRGRMDMHIELSYCRFEAFKILAKNYLNLDSHLLFGEIETLLEETNMTPADVAENLMVKDGESGVDGPLKGLIRALEQMKLNQHSNEQQKESNK from the coding sequence ATGAGTCAAGATcagaagcttcttcttcagaaaaagaaaagcaaaagaaaCCTATTCGAAATCTTGATGGGATCCATCGTGAAGCCACTCTTCGGAGACAACTTAACAACAATAGGATCAAACATTGCTGGTCTACTCTTCATCATCGAAACCCTAAGGAGATACTTCCCTGGACAGCTCAAGGTCACGATCCAAGAACTCCTCGTCAACGCAATCCACCGCTTACCCTTTTTCAAGAAGTTTGCCGACAAGACTCTTGCCTTCTTCTCCCCTTACGCTCAGATCAGGTTCACAGAAGTCGAGGAGTATAGATACAACTACGCTTACCCTGCCATCAAGACCTACCTTGGCGCGCAAGTTAACCCTCAAGTGAAGAATCTCAAGGGCAGCCAGATGAGGGGGAGAAAGTCTTTGGATTTCAAACGCGACGATGATAAACTCGAGGATGAGTATGAAGGTGTGAAGGTGTGGTGGGAGGTTGTTAAATTCAACGATGGGGCTAACATTTGTAGGCTTACTTTCCACAGAAGTAACTGGGAGGTTGTGACTGGTTCCTACTTGAAGTACGTTGTGGAGGAAGGTAAGTCCattgaagaaaagaagaagaaggtcaaGATCTTTATGAACAATCCAAGCCTTAACTGGGAGATGTCTACGATGAATCTATGGAGTAGCATTGACTTTGAGCATCCAGCAACGTTTGACACAATGGCTATGGATCCAAAGAAGAAAGATGAGATTATAAATGATCTTTTAGCGTTTAGAGAGGGTGAAGAGTATTATAAGAAGATTGGGAAAGCTTGGAAGAGGGGCTACTTGCTGCATGGACCTCCAGGGACAGGCAAGTCCACGATGATCGCAGCTATGGCGAATCTAATGGGCTATAGTATCTATGATCTTGAGCTAACTTCGATAGGGAACAACTGGGAGCTCAAGAAGCTGTTGCTAGCTACTACTAGTAAGTCGATTATTGTGATTGAGGATATAGACTGTTCCTTGGACATCACGGGAGAGAGGGGAGTTAAGGAAGATCAGATCAATGCAGAGATTAagaaagtgaagaagaagaatgcaGTTACACTCTCTGGCTTGTTGAACTTCATAGATGGGATTTGGTCGGCTTGTGGACAAGAGAGGATACTTGTGTTTACAACGAACCATTTGGGGAAACTTGACCAAGCTTTGATCAGAAGAGGTCGGATGGATATGCATATAGAGTTGTCTTATTGCAGATTTGAAGCGTTCAAGATTCTTGCCAAGAACTATCTGAATCTTGATTCGCATCTCTTGTTTGGTGAGATTGAGACGTTGCTTGAAGAAACGAATATGACGCCGGCTGATGTTGCGGAGAATTTGATGGTGAAAGATGGTGAATCTGGTGTTGATGGACCACTCAAGGGTTTGATCCGAGCTTTGGAACAGATGAAGTTGAACCAACATTCAAATGAACAACAGAAGGAGAGTAACAAATAA